In the genome of Nitrospira japonica, one region contains:
- a CDS encoding metallophosphoesterase family protein has product MKWTSLKGRLETLPLVLAGPMLRKVTPDSVTVWFALKESVSEVYLEVLNDMGQPVMSGTRPTIAIGTNLHLVAVTATIIPPRVELEKNIVYRYQVEFRSNGTTTKLADVIDIRAKLAYEPYDLPSFCLPPEDLNQLRLIQGSCRKPHGRGKDALAILDDLIAQATSSQRPLARPHQLLLTGDQIYADDVSESLLMVLIDAAKILIGQEYVPGIIGPARKIGASTSDDFYDFNHPIPACLRAFVLLSPGPGRFSIRPGFTSSAMENHLMSLGEYLSMYLFVWSDVLWPSVMPTFDELAAEVYTLIPKEDGLSTLKRKTIQTRTERVAEFFRTLPQVRRALANIPTYMMFDDHEITDDWNMTRQFCSDVYSSDLGLRIVQNALVAYALCQHWGNAPEQFEAANSALPGTALLQLLDKGTAEQYGAHSPDILTLIGVHRINDALGLSSDYDLYHDEGQSLVYNFTVEGPKHHVIFTDTRTWRSFKKDEEGSHMLSASQLKVQIYDKRPKHGNKALLVVLSTNAPPIQPIRVASAHSGASNTFEHYPDIYEAWECPSAAFDRLLVTLTDMLPILGETKHYGHIVVLSGDVHHSFASRLVYKAKSRFEDLEAQPATAIIAQLVTSPFKNEDNDTIGVHRDGYDFAPWWGEPLVPPHRPEFYIGPIDGATVYAKNVFISDEPGYRYSLEYLIASNKGVSLSPRPLIPLVPTDGTEDPFKMMARAYREASEIIRRYNRTLKKKQEIVGRNNIGEIEFESAEKINHKLRWWHPDRGDLWVETLYEVSLEPWVEPNPRGV; this is encoded by the coding sequence ATGAAGTGGACTTCGCTTAAGGGTCGTTTGGAAACTCTTCCGCTCGTGCTCGCTGGCCCCATGCTGCGTAAGGTCACACCTGATTCAGTAACTGTTTGGTTTGCTCTGAAAGAGTCGGTCTCCGAAGTCTACCTCGAGGTTCTAAATGACATGGGTCAGCCAGTCATGAGCGGGACTCGTCCAACTATTGCCATCGGAACAAACCTTCATTTGGTTGCAGTTACGGCAACCATTATTCCTCCTCGGGTTGAACTTGAAAAGAATATTGTCTACCGATATCAGGTTGAATTCCGATCCAATGGCACTACGACGAAACTTGCTGATGTAATCGACATCAGGGCAAAACTTGCATACGAGCCGTACGATCTGCCTAGCTTCTGCTTGCCGCCAGAAGATCTAAACCAGTTACGGCTGATACAGGGCTCTTGCCGCAAGCCGCATGGACGCGGGAAGGACGCTCTTGCCATTCTTGATGATTTGATTGCCCAGGCGACCTCGAGCCAGCGGCCACTGGCTCGCCCGCATCAACTCTTGCTTACGGGTGATCAGATCTACGCAGATGATGTATCGGAATCACTGTTGATGGTCCTCATTGATGCTGCCAAGATTCTGATCGGTCAAGAATACGTTCCAGGGATTATAGGTCCTGCCCGCAAAATCGGCGCCAGTACTTCTGACGACTTTTACGACTTTAACCATCCTATTCCTGCCTGTCTCCGTGCATTCGTCCTCCTATCCCCCGGTCCGGGACGTTTTTCTATCAGGCCGGGCTTCACATCTTCCGCCATGGAGAATCATCTGATGTCTCTGGGTGAATATTTGAGTATGTATCTATTCGTCTGGTCCGACGTTCTGTGGCCCAGCGTAATGCCCACATTCGATGAGCTCGCCGCCGAGGTCTATACACTTATTCCCAAGGAAGATGGGCTCTCCACGTTGAAGCGTAAGACAATCCAGACGAGGACAGAACGGGTCGCTGAATTTTTTAGGACACTACCCCAAGTTCGACGCGCGCTGGCAAATATTCCAACCTACATGATGTTCGATGATCATGAGATAACTGACGATTGGAACATGACACGCCAATTCTGCAGTGATGTGTATAGTTCTGACCTCGGCCTGCGCATCGTGCAGAACGCCCTTGTTGCCTACGCACTCTGTCAACATTGGGGGAATGCACCTGAGCAATTCGAGGCAGCCAATTCAGCGCTTCCAGGTACCGCTCTTCTGCAACTTCTTGACAAAGGGACAGCAGAACAATACGGAGCACATTCTCCAGACATCCTCACTCTCATCGGAGTGCATCGGATTAATGATGCGCTTGGTTTGTCGTCTGACTACGACCTCTATCATGATGAGGGACAATCGCTCGTGTACAACTTTACCGTCGAGGGCCCTAAGCATCATGTGATCTTCACGGACACCCGCACGTGGCGCTCATTCAAGAAAGATGAAGAGGGATCGCATATGCTTTCAGCGAGTCAATTAAAGGTACAAATCTACGATAAGAGACCTAAACATGGAAATAAAGCGCTGCTCGTCGTGTTGTCCACTAACGCGCCACCAATCCAGCCGATACGCGTGGCCAGCGCCCATAGCGGGGCATCTAATACATTCGAACACTACCCCGATATATATGAGGCATGGGAGTGCCCTTCAGCCGCATTTGATCGTCTCCTTGTCACTCTTACCGATATGCTGCCGATACTCGGAGAGACGAAACACTACGGTCATATAGTTGTGCTGTCTGGCGACGTCCATCATAGCTTCGCCTCCCGCCTCGTCTACAAAGCCAAATCACGATTTGAGGATTTGGAAGCGCAGCCTGCAACAGCAATAATTGCTCAGCTAGTGACGAGTCCATTTAAGAATGAAGATAATGACACCATTGGGGTGCATCGCGACGGATATGATTTTGCTCCGTGGTGGGGAGAACCCTTAGTTCCCCCTCACCGGCCCGAATTTTATATAGGACCAATCGACGGCGCCACCGTGTATGCAAAAAATGTGTTCATTTCCGACGAGCCCGGTTATCGGTATAGTCTCGAGTATCTTATCGCCTCCAACAAAGGGGTTTCACTTTCTCCGCGTCCCTTAATCCCTCTCGTCCCTACCGACGGTACGGAAGATCCCTTCAAAATGATGGCAAGAGCTTATCGTGAGGCTTCCGAAATCATCCGAAGATACAACCGCACTCTCAAAAAGAAACAAGAAATCGTAGGGCGCAACAATATCGGCGAGATCGAGTTTGAAAGTGCTGAGAAAATAAATCACAAATTGCGCTGGTGGCACCCCGATCGCGGAGACCTATGGGTCGAGACCCTCTACGAGGTTAGCCTTGAACCTTGGGTTGAGCCGAATCCTAGGGGAGTATGA
- a CDS encoding DUF1353 domain-containing protein, with the protein MSRQPHSQCLERRTLFRVSAGLLLLFPYMLMRYLPLLSVGIVRAEELTEDREITKEIWLNEFFQIKPPIGALHLFRFADEMYATTKPISWVPAKGEQQKTYEQVDVPIGFVTDFASVPRIFWQFLPRDGKYTYPAIVHDYLYWTQNRSREMADQILRIGMQEFGIDPIVVNAVYWSVRAAGDIAWKHNAKLKSQGERRILKRFPEDPLMKWQNWKEHNDVFA; encoded by the coding sequence ATGTCTAGGCAACCTCACTCTCAATGTTTGGAACGCAGAACGCTGTTCAGGGTATCCGCCGGTCTTCTATTATTGTTTCCCTACATGCTCATGCGCTATCTACCTCTTCTTAGTGTTGGCATCGTAAGGGCAGAAGAACTCACCGAAGACAGAGAGATTACAAAGGAGATATGGCTAAACGAATTTTTTCAGATAAAGCCCCCTATTGGAGCACTCCATTTGTTTCGTTTTGCCGATGAGATGTATGCCACAACGAAACCTATATCTTGGGTCCCCGCGAAGGGAGAACAGCAGAAAACTTATGAGCAGGTCGACGTACCAATAGGATTTGTTACTGACTTCGCCAGTGTGCCACGTATATTTTGGCAGTTCTTGCCGCGCGACGGCAAATACACATACCCAGCTATAGTACATGACTACTTGTACTGGACCCAGAACCGCTCTCGGGAAATGGCGGACCAAATATTACGGATAGGGATGCAAGAGTTTGGAATAGATCCTATTGTGGTCAATGCTGTTTATTGGAGTGTTAGAGCAGCCGGTGATATCGCATGGAAGCACAATGCGAAGTTAAAATCTCAGGGTGAAAGGAGAATACTCAAACGTTTTCCAGAGGATCCCTTAATGAAATGGCAAAATTGGAAAGAACACAATGATGTCTTTGCCTGA
- a CDS encoding peptidoglycan-binding protein, whose protein sequence is MATRHRTSSGRGNVGRNAGRAYPGHIIKVGIKDNASVRAVQQRLNEVGCGPLLVSGDFNSSTRSAVRLFQARTVDGQGQALKVDSVVGPLTWTALFGQQALPAITDQPISLLLKACLNIAASQVGVMEDPAGSNRGPQVDEYIRSVRLDPSAGSYPWCAAFVYWSFERAAARVGIANPVVCTAGVLDHWKKAAKAGARLILPEELLDDLSLLKPGLIFTMSTGGGNGHMGLVEGFRDDRLITIEGNTNLSGGREGIGVFRRTGRKVSEITKGFISYDS, encoded by the coding sequence ATGGCAACACGTCATCGAACGTCATCAGGGAGAGGGAATGTAGGGCGCAATGCTGGCCGGGCTTATCCAGGACACATCATCAAAGTCGGTATAAAAGACAACGCTTCTGTACGGGCTGTGCAGCAGCGACTCAATGAAGTAGGGTGTGGGCCGCTTTTAGTCAGCGGTGACTTTAACAGTTCGACGCGATCTGCCGTTCGACTGTTTCAGGCTCGAACAGTAGATGGGCAGGGTCAGGCATTGAAAGTGGACAGTGTAGTAGGTCCTCTGACCTGGACAGCGTTGTTCGGTCAACAGGCGCTACCTGCTATCACTGATCAGCCTATCTCACTGCTATTAAAAGCATGTCTTAATATTGCTGCCTCGCAAGTCGGTGTCATGGAAGACCCTGCAGGTTCAAATCGGGGGCCTCAAGTCGACGAATATATCCGATCAGTTCGCTTGGATCCCTCGGCAGGAAGTTATCCCTGGTGTGCCGCTTTTGTATATTGGTCGTTTGAAAGAGCTGCGGCTAGGGTGGGAATCGCTAATCCCGTTGTGTGCACGGCAGGCGTCCTCGATCATTGGAAGAAGGCGGCCAAAGCAGGCGCTAGGCTGATACTTCCAGAAGAACTGCTTGACGATTTGTCACTTCTGAAACCTGGGCTCATCTTTACTATGAGCACTGGAGGAGGAAACGGTCATATGGGCTTGGTAGAAGGCTTTCGTGATGATCGGTTGATTACGATCGAAGGAAACACGAACCTCTCAGGCGGTCGAGAAGGGATTGGCGTTTTCCGGAGAACCGGCAGAAAGGTATCGGAAATAACCAAAGGGTTTATTAGCTACGATTCGTAG
- a CDS encoding caspase family protein, with amino-acid sequence MATRRTINKLALIVLQVLWIYTPAYSGGLQVIESTVQISGSSDRRFQPNASISVSFKATDYSYASPEFKYVFFAIVPRDEVLERVTSQQVTKWQLFHILMRSPHKAANQLAYKLRFSAPSDFGQFKLVYHQVPWFGMRRLENSDKLGQLARNSEDAYKFIREHLERFYWGWSEIVNFEVSSEGQGTDPFTIYLKANGKNPAFADVKGGLRQSPLKISWSVGSESKLRPDKVLYRYKLWPEENDWSAWTSDRSIRYHFLQKGFHNFSVMGMYKRGDHTIESQPATFDFALDDHMVVKPSSEVIFKGPQTKQFTVDGEDVPPSIAFDTVYAHSKALIVGVWQFSDNRFARFPKEKIEKDIETVGNALKLNNFEVTTLFRDRLSRDEIATALEMLVNAASKDDRLFIYFSSHGFRDKTMPSEAYIATSDCEMDHPSVKCLRLTDIEHQARRALEKQSRQVLIAADSCFSGLGIITKSSGPVNLARLASAQGLFMMTAGMADQLAEIDPTLNMSTFTHYLAKGLRGEASVYDKSGVITLSELLLYVQYNVARTTNSRQIPMLGRVKGDGEMLFRPMH; translated from the coding sequence ATGGCAACGCGACGTACGATAAACAAGCTCGCACTAATTGTCTTACAAGTTCTATGGATCTATACGCCAGCGTACTCCGGCGGCTTACAGGTCATCGAGAGTACTGTCCAAATCAGCGGATCCTCAGACCGTCGCTTTCAGCCTAATGCATCTATTTCTGTCTCTTTCAAGGCGACGGACTATTCATATGCGTCGCCAGAATTTAAATACGTCTTCTTCGCCATTGTTCCGAGGGATGAAGTTTTGGAAAGGGTTACATCCCAACAAGTCACGAAATGGCAATTATTTCATATATTGATGAGATCACCTCACAAGGCGGCGAATCAGCTTGCTTATAAATTAAGATTCTCCGCACCCTCGGACTTTGGGCAGTTCAAACTGGTTTATCATCAAGTGCCCTGGTTTGGAATGAGACGTTTGGAAAATTCTGACAAATTGGGACAACTAGCTCGAAATTCAGAAGATGCTTATAAGTTCATTCGCGAGCATCTGGAAAGGTTTTATTGGGGCTGGTCGGAGATTGTAAATTTTGAAGTATCCTCCGAAGGACAAGGAACAGATCCATTCACGATTTATTTAAAGGCAAATGGTAAGAATCCTGCCTTTGCTGACGTCAAAGGAGGTTTACGGCAAAGTCCCCTCAAGATAAGTTGGTCAGTCGGAAGTGAGTCCAAGTTGCGGCCCGACAAGGTGCTTTACAGATACAAACTATGGCCAGAAGAAAATGATTGGTCTGCTTGGACTAGTGACCGCTCTATCAGGTATCACTTTCTACAGAAAGGATTCCATAACTTTTCCGTCATGGGAATGTATAAGAGAGGTGATCATACTATAGAGTCGCAGCCAGCTACATTCGATTTTGCTTTGGACGATCACATGGTTGTAAAACCGTCCTCCGAAGTTATTTTCAAAGGACCACAAACGAAACAATTTACTGTAGATGGTGAAGACGTTCCGCCATCTATTGCATTCGATACCGTTTACGCTCACAGCAAAGCTCTTATTGTCGGCGTCTGGCAATTCAGCGACAATCGCTTTGCCAGGTTTCCTAAAGAAAAGATAGAAAAAGACATCGAAACGGTAGGGAATGCACTAAAACTCAACAATTTTGAGGTAACCACTCTTTTTCGAGATCGGCTATCACGCGACGAAATTGCGACGGCACTTGAGATGCTCGTGAATGCAGCATCTAAAGATGACCGATTGTTTATATACTTTTCATCACACGGTTTCAGAGACAAGACCATGCCATCAGAAGCCTATATTGCAACATCTGACTGCGAAATGGACCATCCTTCGGTTAAATGTTTGAGATTAACCGACATTGAACATCAAGCTCGTCGAGCGTTAGAAAAGCAGTCACGCCAGGTGCTTATCGCCGCAGACAGCTGTTTTTCTGGCCTTGGTATCATCACCAAGAGTTCAGGACCCGTTAACCTAGCGAGATTAGCCTCCGCCCAGGGTTTATTCATGATGACAGCTGGCATGGCTGATCAATTGGCCGAGATAGATCCCACGCTGAACATGAGCACCTTCACACACTACTTGGCTAAAGGGTTAAGAGGTGAAGCGAGCGTGTACGACAAGAGCGGAGTAATTACTCTATCAGAACTACTGCTGTATGTTCAGTACAATGTCGCACGAACGACAAATTCACGGCAAATTCCCATGCTAGGAAGAGTGAAAGGGGACGGTGAAATGCTTTTCCGGCCAATGCACTAG